From Halapricum desulfuricans, a single genomic window includes:
- a CDS encoding RNA-binding protein gives MDVKSRHHLRADAISEITDAVAETLGVEIEAETFEKVEFEDSDWDVVLVDGEPAVLYVEGDDSDPEPFLTVKGANEYEPRSNVVTVDAGAISFVSDGADVMRPGIVEADDSIEAGDLVAIAEETHGKVLAIGRARVAGSEMVGEEGKVVDSIHHVGDELYEFAI, from the coding sequence ATGGATGTCAAATCTCGACATCATCTCAGGGCCGACGCGATCAGCGAGATTACCGATGCCGTCGCCGAGACGCTCGGCGTCGAGATCGAAGCCGAGACCTTCGAGAAAGTGGAGTTCGAGGACAGCGACTGGGACGTCGTCCTCGTCGACGGTGAACCGGCCGTACTGTACGTCGAGGGGGACGATTCGGACCCCGAGCCGTTCCTGACGGTCAAGGGCGCCAACGAGTACGAACCCCGGAGCAACGTCGTGACCGTCGACGCCGGCGCGATCTCCTTTGTCTCCGACGGCGCGGACGTGATGCGGCCCGGGATCGTCGAAGCCGACGACAGCATCGAGGCCGGTGACCTGGTCGCTATCGCCGAGGAGACCCACGGCAAGGTGCTCGCGATCGGACGCGCCCGCGTCGCGGGATCGGAGATGGTCGGCGAGGAAGGCAAGGTAGTCGACTCGATCCACCACGTCGGCGACGAACTCTACGAGTTCGCGATCTGA
- a CDS encoding RNB domain-containing ribonuclease: protein MTDEESAQAEAGTAEGQGPVEIDEELARHLENKRDELFEKFDIRDAFPPAVLDEAEERTTDVQEEIQDEIDERRDLRDLTAFTVDPIDAQDFDDAVSIDVRDDEIVLWVHIADVTHYVNPETAMWDEAVERGNTVYLPAYTVHMLPPILAETVCSLVPNEDRLAHTVEMHLDPENLGYENIEIYKSVIRSDERLTYTQAENRLDDPDADLHDELSAVWELADEMHEQRKEDGSLVLNPARDRAHTIIEECMLKANKAVTHELMWDRGVEAMYRVHPQPAPEEWDEALQEIQDLDGVSIPGSAWDDPRKAVNATLEQAPGRQLDKIQWAVMKVMPRAKYMNDPFGGHHALNFEIYGHFTSPIRRLSDLINHWIVYTNDVPEDLVALCDRASERQQKAEKCEREYKKFLEEVGLDPSAVNNRGIEVIEE, encoded by the coding sequence ATGACCGACGAGGAGTCCGCCCAGGCCGAAGCCGGAACCGCGGAAGGCCAGGGTCCCGTGGAGATCGACGAGGAACTCGCCCGCCATCTGGAGAACAAGCGCGACGAACTGTTCGAAAAATTCGACATTCGCGACGCTTTCCCACCTGCGGTACTCGACGAGGCCGAGGAGCGCACGACTGACGTCCAGGAAGAGATACAGGACGAGATCGACGAGCGCCGTGACCTGCGTGATCTGACTGCCTTCACGGTGGATCCGATCGACGCCCAGGACTTCGACGACGCCGTCTCGATCGACGTTCGCGACGACGAGATTGTCCTGTGGGTCCACATCGCCGACGTAACTCATTATGTCAATCCCGAGACGGCGATGTGGGACGAGGCCGTCGAGCGCGGGAACACGGTCTACCTGCCGGCCTACACGGTCCACATGCTCCCGCCGATCCTCGCCGAGACCGTCTGTTCGCTGGTCCCCAACGAGGATCGGCTCGCCCACACCGTCGAGATGCACCTCGATCCCGAGAATCTCGGCTACGAGAACATCGAGATCTACAAGTCCGTCATTCGGAGCGACGAACGACTCACCTACACGCAGGCCGAGAACCGGCTCGACGACCCGGACGCGGACCTGCACGACGAACTCTCGGCGGTCTGGGAACTGGCCGACGAGATGCACGAACAGCGCAAGGAGGATGGCTCGCTGGTACTCAACCCCGCCAGGGACCGCGCCCACACGATCATCGAGGAGTGTATGCTCAAGGCCAACAAGGCCGTCACCCACGAACTCATGTGGGACCGCGGGGTCGAAGCGATGTACCGGGTCCACCCCCAGCCCGCCCCCGAAGAGTGGGACGAAGCCCTCCAGGAGATCCAGGACCTGGACGGTGTCTCTATCCCCGGGAGTGCCTGGGACGACCCCCGGAAGGCCGTCAACGCGACGCTCGAACAGGCGCCGGGCCGCCAACTGGACAAGATCCAGTGGGCCGTGATGAAAGTGATGCCCCGGGCGAAGTACATGAACGACCCCTTCGGCGGCCACCACGCCCTGAACTTCGAGATCTACGGCCACTTCACCTCGCCGATCCGCCGACTCTCCGATCTGATCAACCACTGGATCGTCTACACTAACGACGTACCCGAGGACCTGGTCGCGCTCTGTGACCGCGCTTCGGAGCGCCAGCAGAAAGCCGAGAAATGCGAGCGCGAGTACAAGAAATTCCTCGAGGAGGTCGGCCTCGACCCGTCGGCGGTCAACAACCGCGGTATCGAGGTCATCGAGGAGTAA